The proteins below come from a single Salvelinus fontinalis isolate EN_2023a chromosome 1, ASM2944872v1, whole genome shotgun sequence genomic window:
- the LOC129832196 gene encoding cone cGMP-specific 3',5'-cyclic phosphodiesterase subunit alpha'-like, translated as MGDKDSVEKYLENNPQFAKEYFEKKLSPEVIATTFAENLKDQSSFKDVSQIQEANIIYDLVKEMQSQIVMEKVLHKVLQRVCSILNADRCSYFGLRARNGIPELTTTLFNVTPTSKYEENLVNPANEIVFPVDMGVVGYTAHSKKMQNIPDVTKNNRFSDFVDKQTGYKTKNMLSFPMMADKECLGVAMALNKIGAEEFSKADEELWNKYLVFAQVIATQHHTAYMFNVESRKGQVLLWSASKVFEELTDIERQFHKALYTVRIYLNCERYSVGLLDMTKEKEFYDEWPVKLGDVPPYSGPKTPDGREVIFYKIIDYLLEGPKEEIKVIPGPPIDHWALVSGLPTYVSENGFICNMMNVAADEYFTFQKEAVDESGFVIKNVLSLPIVNKKEEIVGIATFFNRKDGKPFDEHDEQITEALTQFLGWSVLNCDTYDRLNRMEWRKDIAQEMLMCQTRCTNTEMQSILNTKEKFDADPEDCDQKEMYKLLRSNCPVAIDVDLLLFSFSDFPVTEHGLIMCGIRCFFELNVVEKFKVPAETLTRWMYTVRKGYRDITYHNWRHGFNVGQTMFCLLQTGRLRKYYSDLDAFAMVAAAFCHDIDHRGTNNLYQTKSGSPLAKLHGSSIMERHHLEYSKTLMAEESLNIFVNLQKRQFETVQHLFDVCIIATDLALYFKKRTMFQNIVNATEPMETEKDKIDHISNNPIRKEIIMAMMMTGCDLSAITKPWEVQSKVALMVAAEFWEQGDLERTVLDQQPIPMMDRNCAAELPKMQCGFIQFVCAFVYKEFSRFHVEITPMFDGLNINLKNWKELADIHAAKMAAIEEEKKKLEAPPAEEVPEGGKSKTCTIA; from the exons ATGGGAGACAAGGATAGTGTGGAGAAGTACCTGGAGAACAATCCCCAGTTCGCCAAAGAGTATTTTGAGAAAAAGTTGAGCCCGGAAGTGATCGCGACAACGTTCGCAGAAAATCTCAAAGATCAGTCTTCCTTCAAAGATGTCTCCCAAATTCAGGAGGCCAACATCATCTATGACCTGGTCAAAGAAATGCAATCGCAAATCGTTATGGAAAAGGTATTGCACAAGGTCCTGCAGAGAGTTTGCTCGATTTTGAATGCCGACCGGTGCAGTTACTTTGGTCTTCGAGCTAGAAATGGAATACCTGAGCTTACAACGACGCTCTTCAATGTCACCCCTACCTCCAAATACGAAGAAAACCTAGTCAACCCCGCTAATGAGATTGTGTTTCCAGTCGATATGGGGGTAGTTGGATACACAGCGCACTCCAAAAAGATGCAAAACATTCCGGATGTTACAAAG AATAACCGTTTCAGTGACTTTGTGGACAAGCAGACAGGATACAAAACCAAAAACATGCTCTCATTCCCCATGATGGCTGATAAGGAATGCCTTGGTGTTGCCATGGCACTAAACAAAATTGGGGCTGAAGAATTCTCAAAAGCCGATGAGGAA CTCTGGAACAAGTACTTGGTCTTTGCCCAAGTCATTGCCACACAGCATCACACTGCATACATGTTCAACGTGGAATCCAGGAAAGGTCAG GTCCTTCTGTGGTCTGCCAGCAAAGTATTTGAAGAGTTGACAGACATTGAGAGACAGTTCCACAAAGCTCTGTACACTGTGAGAATCTACCTCAATTGTGAAAGATACTCTGTGGGCCTCTTGGACATGACCAAAGAGAAG GAGTTCTACGATGAGTGGCCAGTGAAGCTGGGAGACGTACCGCCATACAGCGGACCAAAGACCCCCGACGGAAGG GAAGTCATCTTCTACAAGATCATCGACTATCTCTTAGAAGGACCCAAAGAGGAAATCAAAGTCATACC GGGTCCTCCTATTGACCACTGGGCCCTGGTGAGTGGGCTCCCCACTTACGTGTCAGAGAACGGTTTT ATTTGTAACATGATGAACGTTGCCGCTGATGAGTACTTCACGTTCCAG AAAGAGGCTGTGGATGAGTCAGGTTTCGTCATCAAGAACGTCTTGTCCCTTCCCATCGTCAACAAAAAGGAAGAAATCGTGGGTATTGCCACTTTCTTCAACAGGAAAGATGGTAAACCATTCGATGAGCACGACGAACAGATCACTGAG GCCCTCACTCAGTTCCTGGGATGGTCGGTGTTGAACTGCGACACGTACGACAGACTGAACCGAATGGAGTGGAGAAAGGACATCGCCCAGGAGATGCTCATGTGCCAGACTAGATGCACCAACACAGAAATGCAGAGTATCCTG AACACAAAGGAAAAGTTTGATGCGGATCCAGAGGACTGTGACCAGAAAGAGATGTACAAACTCTTG AGATCAAATTGTCCTGTGGCCATAGACGTCGACCTGCTACTGTTCTCCTTCAGTGACTTTCCTGTGACTGAGCACGGCCTCATCATGTGCGGAATTCGCTGCTTCTTTGAGTTGAACGTGGTGGAGAAGTTCAAAGTGCCAGCAGAG ACCCTCACGCGATGGATGTACACCGTCCGGAAAGGTTACCGTGACATCACTTACCACAACTGGAGACACGGCTTCAACGTGGGCCAGACCATGTTCTGTCTTCTACAG ACTGGCAGGCTGAGGAAATATTACTCTGACCTGGATGCCTTTGCCATGGTGGCCGCTGCATTCTGCCACGATATTGACCACAGGGGGACCAACAACTTATACCAGACAAA GAGTGGATCGCCTTTAGCCAAACTGCACGGATCCTCCATCATGGAGAGGCACCATTTGGAGTATAGCAAGACGCTCATGGCTGAGGAG AGCCTGAACATCTTTGTGAATCTCCAGAAGCGTCAGTTTGAGACTGTACAGCACTTGTTTGACGTCTGCATCATTGCCACTGATCTGGCCTTGTACTTCAA AAAAAGAACAATGTTCCAGAACATTGTGAACGCCACTGAGCCAATGGAAACCGAGAAGGATAAAATCGATCATATTTCCAACAACCCAATCAGGAAGGAAATTATCAT GGCCATGATGATGACAGGTTGTGACTTGTCTGCCATCACCAAACCATGGGAAGTCCAGAGCAAG GTGGCTCTTATGGTCGCAGCTGAGTTCTGGGAGCAAGGTGACTTGGAAAGGACCGTTCTCGATCAGCAACCCATT CCCATGATGGACAGAAACTGTGCAGCGGAGTTACCCAAGATGCAGTGCGGTTTCATTCAGTTTGTGTGTGCGTTCGTATACAAG GAATTCTCAAGGTTCCACGTAGAGATCACCCCCATGTTTGATGGGCTGAACATCAACCTAAAGAACTGGAAAGAGCTGGCCGACATCCACGCTGCCAAGATGGCGGC
- the LOC129832145 gene encoding retinol-binding protein 4-B, producing MLRICVALCVLATCWAQDCQVSNIQVMQNFDRSRYTGRWYAVAKKDPVGLFLLDNVVAQFSVDGSGTMTATAQGRVIILNNWEMCANMFGTFEDTPDPAKFKMRYWGAAAYLQSGNDDHWVIDTDYDNYAIHYSCREVDLDGTCLDGYSFIFSRHSTGLRPEDQKIVTDKKKEICFLGKYRRVSHTGFCESS from the exons ATGCTGAGAATCTGTGTGGCCCTCTGTGTTCTGGCGACATGCTGGGCACAGGACTGTCAGGTTTCAAACATTCAGGTCATGCAGAACTTCGACAGAAGCAGG TATACTGGTAGGTGGTATGCTGTGGCCAAGAAAGATCCTGTTGGTCTGTTCCTCCTGGACAATGTTGTTGCTCAGTTCTCAGTAGATGGAAGTGGCACAATGACTGCAACTGCCCAGGGAAGAGTTATCATCCTTAA CAACTGGGAAATGTGTGCCAACATGTTCGGCACCTTCGAGGACACTCCAGACCCTGCCAAGTTCAAGATGAGATACTGGGGCGCTGCTGCATACCTCCAGTCTGGAA ATGATGACCACTGGGTCATTGACACTGACTACGACAACTATGCCATCCACTACTCCTGCAGAGAAGTTGACCTGGACGGCACCTGCCTGGACGGATACTCCTTCATCTTCTCCCGCCACTCCACCGGTCTGAGGCCTGAGGACCAGAAGATTGTCACCGACAAGAAAAAGGAGATCTGCTTCCTTGGCAAATATAGACGTGTTTCACACACTG GTTTCTGTGAAAGCAGCTGA